CATACCTCTGATGGCGCCTCTGTTTTGCCAActtttacctgtgaaatgttgaaTGGAGCCCTTGTTCGAGGTTTAAAGGACTGTGGCTGTCAGACCAGTTTTGTAACTGAAAAACTTGCATGTGATAATAAGTTGAAAGTGTTAGAAGATAATGTCTCTTTAACAGTCAATGGTTTTAATTCAAGTAAGATGTATAAATCCAAGATAGTTGAATTAAAGTGCAACTTTGATGATAAGGCTTGTGTAATACATGCATTGTGTGTGCCAAGCATAGATATAAATTTGTCATTGCCAGGAATTTCAGAAGTGGCCAGGGCCTTTGCCAAAAAAGGCTTCAAATTAGCTGATAAATATTTGACTGATGGTAgtgataaaataaaggacattgACTTGATACTTGGTACAAATGACGCCCATTGTTTATTGGATTTTTCTGTACAATTTGGCGATGATCACCCATCTGTTTATTTGGGATCATCGGCAGGAGTGATGTTAATGGGTAATGTCAAGATTATGCAACAGAATCTACcttatctttcaaaggatttttcttgTTCTCGGTGTTCAGAGCATTCATGCTCTGTTGCCGATTATGAGGAAACATGTGAGTTAAATGGAAACAAATCCCCTGTATTTAATGGCATAGATGAATGCTGCAAGTATATTGGATTTGGTAGTTCTATGGGTGAGCCAAGTGGCTTAAGTTTGGAATGCGATGTGGAGGTTCAAGCTAACTTCGCTATTCTAAATGAAAAAGGTATGATTGAAGAATCAGAGCTGAGACGTGCAACTGATGAGATGCTGCGGTCTGTGTATGAGAAATCTATTTGTGAACCAGACCATGAAGATGGAAACTTGGTGTCAGATTGTAATGGAAATTTGATTAAGTTTACCCTTGATAACGCAAGGAGAAACGAGGAAGGAAGGCTAGAGATGCCTCTTCTATGGAATGAAAAGAGCTGTCATTTACTTGGACGGAATTTCGACCTTGCAAAGGCAGTATTGAGATCCAACACGAGAAAATTACAAAGGAACAAGGCAAATTTGGaacttatgaatgaaaattttaaagaacaagAGGATCTTGGAATAATTGAAAGAATACCAAATCTAGAAAGGTACATGGATGAGCATCCTGAGTGCAGTTTTTTAGCACATATGGGAGTTTTTAGGCTGGATCGGGAAACAACAAAATGCAGAGTTGTTTTCCTGTCCAATGTTTGTGAACCTAGCAGGTCCAGTGTGATGACGGTCAATCATAATCAGGCTATGTATGCTGGCCCATCACTCAATCAGAAGATAACGTCTGCATTGCTTCATTTGAGATTCGGATCTAAATTACTGATCTTCGATATTAAGAACGCATTCAATCAAATAGCACTCAGTGAGCTTGATCAGCAGAAGTTACTCTTTTTGTGGTATAAGAATGTTAAGAAAGGGGATTTCTCTATAATTGCCTACAAAAATGTCCGTCTTCCTTTGGACTTCGATGCAGTCCTACAATTTTGATGTTGGCTCTTTTCAAGATTTTAGTACTGGATAGCAAGAATGATAATCCTAGACTAAGAAATGCAAAATGTATAATGTATCAGCTATTCTATATGGACAATGGTGGATTTACTTGTGAATCATCCGAAACCTTGAATTGGATGTATGAGATTTTACAGGATATTTTTGGTCCTTACAAAATTGAACTACAGCAGATGTTTTCTAATGATTCTACACTACAAGATAAAATTGATGGAGAAAATATGCAATCGGATTTAGGATGCAAGAAATCTGAGATGGAGGTGAAATTACTTGGGATGATCTGGAATCGTAGGAGTGATACAATTTCAACCAGGAAATTGTGCCTTGATGAAAAGGCTACTACTAAAGAGGGAAATTTTGCAATCCATTGCATCTAATTATGATGTTTTCAACATAAATGGTCCTCTTCTTAACAGAGCTAGACTTTTTATGCAGGACTTGCAATGTGAGAGAACGCTCGGATGGGATGCACAACTTAGAGACTTTCAACAAAAGGAATGGAGAAATATTGCAAACCAAGTAAATTCTGCTCCTGTTTTTGAGCTTCAGAGATGTGTTGGTGAAAGGACAGATGAATATAAACTTGAGGCTTATGTTGATGCTAGCAAAAGAGTTTATGGAGTTGttgtatatttatgcaatatGAGAAGTGGTGAAAGAAGCTTTGTATTAGCGAAAAACAGACTCATTGGATCCAAATTGCATGAAAAGTCCATTCCTTCACTCGAATTACAGGCTATATGTTTGGGTACAGAGGTTTTGTTGGATACCTATAATGAACTGAGTGGCACACAGTGCCTGGTGCCCATCAAAATAGTTGACTTGGGGCTATTCTCAGATAGTTTTGTTGCCCTGTCGTGGCTTAAGTCCTTTTCTCATAAGTTTGATAAAATGCAGAAAAGGTCAGTGTTGTAATGAACAAACTGAATCATATAACAAAGCTATGTGAGGGGAGAAGTGTTGATTCTCATTCGTGAGTGGAATGGACAACCCAGCTGACAAATTACACGATGTCTGTCATTCAAAAGCTTAATGAAGTCTAATTACCATAAGGGTCCCAATATACGTGATCTCGATCAAGCTAGTAAGAGTGACATTTTAGGTTTCAAGGTACCAATGGTCGAGAATTTAGAAACCATTGAGGCATATAGTGCATCAACCAGTATAAAAGAAAGCCAAACTGTAAAACTAGAGCACTTAATACCTCTAGATAGATATTCAAATATGGATAAGTTGATATCTACACTTGCGAAAGTTCTGGAATGCTGGGATCGATGGAAAGGGTTTATAAACAAGTCACATGGCTTTGATAAGAAGGACCTCCGCTCTAAGGCTTTGATTCAAATCATCTCTAGgatcaacaaataaattttccagaTGTTATTGACTATTTAAGTAGCAACTCTAAAACCAAGATGGCTATGCCTAATTTGATATCACTGTTGAATTTGTATCCAGACACTCATAATTTAATAAGAGTGAATTGTAAATTTAATGAGAAGCGCAGTGTAACCAACCAAACTTATCCTATTCTTTTATCAAGAGAGAGTACTCTAACAAAACTTATTATATTGGATGAACATTTGATTTTGAAACATGCTGGTTGCTATGCCCTTTTGACAGAATTACGCAGGAAGTTCTGGATACCAAAATTCTTCTCTACAGTTAAGAGGATTCTGAAGGAATGTGTTGTATGCCGGAGATATAACCAAAGACCTGTCAAACTTAATCAATCAGCCTATAGGAATTTAGATTGAGTCCATCTGATAAACCTTTTGGTAATGTATATCTTGATTATTGTGGTCCATTTTATGTGAGACAAGGGAAAGATAAAGTCAAGGTTTGGATCCTTGTTATTTCATGCATGTTCACACGAGCAGTTAATCTTAAGATCTGTATGGATATGACAGTTGAAGAATTTTTGCGTGCTTTGTCACTACATTCTTTTGAATATGGAGTTCCTCAGTTTATAGTAAGTGATTTGGGTACGCAAATAGTAGCAGGAGCCAATATTGTTCAGGATTTCTTGAAGGATGCTGAGACTGTTCAGTATTTAACTGATAATAATGTTGAGAAAGTCCATTTTCAGCAGTACTATAAGGGTTGCAGTCAGCTTGGAGGATTGGTTGAGAGCGTAGTCAAAATGACCAAGCATATGATACAGAAGTCAATCAGAAATAATGTAATTGAATTTAGGGATTTTGAATATCTTGTTTGTCATGCTGTACATTTGATCAATAGGAGGCCTATTGCATTCAAGGAAGCATTAAGAGATTGTTCTAATAATGTACCAACCCCTATAACGCCAGAGGAACTTATTCATGGATATTCATTGGTCTCTTTGAATATTATTCCTGCATTACAAGCTGACCCTGATTCTGATGAGGATTTTCAGGTTGATTTTGATGctgtacataaaattaaaacatcttaTGAGAAGCTGAAACATGTTAGAACTAACTTGCTGGAAATCTATCATCGGGAATTCATGAACACTTTAATTAAACAAGCTACTGATAAGAAGGATAGATATGCTCCTGTAAACCATAAACAAATCAGTATCGGCGATATTGTGCTGATTAAGGATGATGGATATAAACCTGTTAATTATCCTATGGGAATTGTCAAAGAAGTTTTCAAGAATATCAACGGAGAGGTAACTGCTGCAAAAGTTCTGAAGGGTAAAACcaatgaaataactaaaaggCATGTTACTTCTTTAATACCACTCTTGAGGAAGGAGTCTGATGAGGATGCTGTAgcatcagatgatgatgatgaggatgctgtagcatcagatgatgatgatgaggatgctgTAGCATCGAAAGAAGAGACTCCAAGCATGGACGTTTCTGAAAACGTCCACTGAGAAAAGCTGCTGAGATATCACggcaaaaattcaaaagcattctAAACGATGATATTTcagactaaatatatatttttttctttatttgatcaaATTTACACAATCCTTATGTAAAAtttgatttctttagggagtgttgaaaaataacactaagttattttttgttttctgtttctttttataatatggtaatttggtaagtttgtaaatgattgttttaattttaacttgcattttaagtatttaaatatttttgtttacataaaatgatgacaattccTTAATAACCTGTTAAAAATTAAGATGGTTTGGGTCGTTAGAGATTTGCTGCTCGTTATACATTTCTTACAGAAAGGAGAAGTGGacggattttaatgaaaatgaatgtagttCTTAGCCATCTTCACCAGTGACAAATTGGATTTACTTACCTTTTTATCGTCATGGTGAAAAATAAGTGATCGGTACCATGGATCCGCATCTTACGTTACCTTCTGCTTGGAAGCCTTATCAAAGCCAGCACAGCAATTGTGATTTGTTGCATTTACAAACAGCATACACGGACAGTATGGGTTGTGAGGTACGTCATCATTTTTAaaggtcatttaaattttatgatttataatccatagttcatttaataatgaaagtcccttgctttgcttttttagcccccacaaataaatatacccttggataatatttatatcatttacaatttttatgggATTGCCATATTATAATTTCCCAGTCATAGTTAAGAGATTCATTTATCTGCAGTTACTTTGTGCTGGTTAGATAATTTAAGTGTTGtatcatattttggtattttctcattttggtgcttttatgttaattagtcgtttatttacattcgttGTTTTATTGTAAGTGGTTATTCGTTGGtctatactgtaatttttattgtatacaagtaatataattaaagaaaaagtggACCATTGCctttaggtaattattatttggttgtgttaagtgaaatccattattgatacaatacatatatttgaatggcattcctgtgtttaaataatttattattgatttcgatagtttaaattaccatttgaagtgtaactgatatttggtattttatatttatctagggttcttgaaaatggtaattggAAGTTGGAGATGTGACCATCGCTTTGACCTCCATTTAAGGCGATCATCTTCGACTGTTTTGCAATTGCATTGGTTTTAATTTGAGCAGCAAtacatgaaaccattttattatatcttattcaatttcttagttgttctttaattaaagtttttaaagttcataattttatgaaggtttcattaaaatagaaaaattgctctttgtattaattttccaagTGTAAATTTTTTCCACTTAAAGTAAGGTGCTGTTTTTGCTGTCTGGTTTTCGGGTTGAGGTTTCGTTTGTTTGTGGGTCCACTAgcacattttattgaaatgagTATAGAATTAAAGACTCGTAAAATATGTTGGAACGCGGTTGtttaataaacatgataaattcacgagtatgaatgaatttcaaattaaatcAGTGATCAGTTGAACAGTCTTAATACTGTAATCAGAAGTCTTTGTATGGAGACGGGAATAATGACGATAGTTCTTATTAGAATTGCAGTCTTGTGATGATTACTCAGATAAATTAAATACCTGTTTTGCTGTTTTGCAATTGATGGATTCTAAGCCTGAGGCCAAGTATTCAGACCGCAAGAAGTCTCTTGAAGAGCCTGTAGTTCCACTTCCGGTTTTGCaccgaaagtgaaaatgttgaaaaatttcttgTTGAGTTTGAATCTTGAAATTTTCACTGAGAGGGATAGACTTATACTGATGCCTCAATTTTGCTCGAGAATCTTGAAATTTCAAAGCAGACTTATACTGATGCTAAGAAATTGCTTAAAGGCTTCTCGTTCACTGCAGAAATTCAATGTAATTAAGCAATTAAGTGAAATGAAGCTTGAGTACGGTACTGATCCTTTTTCCTATATTGGAAAAATTACTAATGTAACTGAAACTTTTTCTACATTGGAAATCAAAGTAGATGatattttgcagtatttcatCTGGCAAGGCATGAATGAGTCCTTTAAAGCTCAGCTGGTAAATGTGACTAATCATGTACGTCCATCACTTgaggagataaaggaaaaattctttgaagCATCTGAACGTTATATGGACCTCACAAGAAAGTTTAATGAAAGGGGGAGACAAGGAGGAAAATCTTCTACATCACTTGCAGTTAATGTTAAATATGAGGATAATGAAACTAACAGAATTAGTACTGCTGACGCCGCTTCTCCGAGGAAAAGGTGCACTCTTTGCCAGGAAAACCATGCAACACAtaagtgtataaaatataaagaaccaGAACATAAGCTGAGACGCTTAGAAGAACTTAATGGTTGC
This genomic stretch from Macrobrachium rosenbergii isolate ZJJX-2024 chromosome 23, ASM4041242v1, whole genome shotgun sequence harbors:
- the LOC136850997 gene encoding uncharacterized protein translates to MDLTRKFNEKGRQGGKSSTSLAVNVKYEDNETNRISTADAASPRKRCTLCQENHATHKCIEYKEPEHKLRRLEELNGCKKCANIGHTTDKCKFKFFKKCYFCKGWHFSFLCDHQGEKSHDEKLQVNGRGGKEVKAGKSKHRETSSDVMIITKALHTSDGASVLPTFTCEMLNGALVRGLKDCGCQTSFVTEKLACDNKLKVLEDNVSLTVNGFNSSKMYKSKIVELKCNFDDKACVIHALCVPSIDINLSLPGISEVARAFAKKGFKLADKYLTDGSDKIKDIDLILGTNDAHCLLDFSVQFGDDHPSVYLGSSAGVMLMGNVKIMQQNLPYLSKDFSCSRCSEHSCSVADYEETCELNGNKSPVFNGIDECCKYIGFGSSMGEPSGLSLECDVEVQANFAILNEKGMIEESELRRATDEMLRSVYEKSICEPDHEDGNLVSDCNGNLIKFTLDNARRNEEGRLEMPLLWNEKSCHLLGRNFDLAKAVLRSNTRKLQRNKANLELMNENFKEQEDLGIIERIPNLERYMDEHPECSFLAHMGVFRLDRETTKCRVVFLSNVCEPSRSSVMTVNHNQAMYAGPSLNQKITSALLHLRFGSKLLIFDIKNAFNQIALSELDQQKLLFLWYKNVKKGDFSIIAYKNVRLPLDFDAVLQF
- the LOC136850998 gene encoding uncharacterized protein, producing the protein MTVEEFLRALSLHSFEYGVPQFIVSDLGTQIVAGANIVQDFLKDAETVQYLTDNNVEKVHFQQYYKGCSQLGGLVESVVKMTKHMIQKSIRNNVIEFRDFEYLVCHAVHLINRRPIAFKEALRDCSNNVPTPITPEELIHGYSLVSLNIIPALQADPDSDEDFQVDFDAVHKIKTSYEKLKHVRTNLLEIYHREFMNTLIKQATDKKDRYAPVNHKQISIGDIVLIKDDGYKPVNYPMGIVKEVFKNINGEVTAAKVLKGKTNEITKRHVTSLIPLLRKESDEDAVASDDDDEDAVASDDDDEDAVASKEETPSMDVSENVH